Genomic DNA from Candidatus Bipolaricaulota bacterium:
ACGAGGTGGGCCTCCATCTGCATGATCGTGTCGATCCCGACCCCGACCACGATGAGAAGCGACGTCCCTCCGATGATGTACATCCCTCTGATCCCGGAGATGGCGGTGAATACGTACGGCAAAACCGCGATCGCTGACAGGAAGACGGCCCCGATCAACAGGATCCGGTTCAGGATCATGGATATGTAGTCGGCAGTCGGTTTGCCCGGCCGCACCCCGGGGATGAACCCGCCTGACTCGCGGATGTTCTTCGCCACGTCCTCGGGATCGAAGACGATCGAGCTGTAAAAGTAGGTGAAGAAGAAGATCAGCACCACGTACGCGAGCATGTACGGCAGGCTTCCGGCACGGACATACGGGGTGATCCAACTGAGCGATGGGATCCATTGTCCGATCGTCATCGGGATCGACAAAAGCGCCAGGGCGAAGATGATCGGAATGACCCCGCCCTGGTTCACCCGGATCGGCAGGTGGGAGGTATGCCCTCCGTAGATGCGCCGGCCCGTGGTCCGCTTGGCGTACTGGATCACGATCTTGCGCTGCCCCTGCTGAATCATGACGACTCCGGCAATCACCGCGATCAGAAGGGCGATGAACACAATCCCCCACAGTGGGCTGACCGTCCCAGCGGTGATCTCGATGTAGGCCGACTGGAACTGTGCCGGAAGGCGGGAGAGGATTCCGATCATGATCAGCATGCTGATCCCGTTCCCGATCCCGTTCTCTGTCATCCGCTCTCCGAGCCACATCAGGTAGATCGTCCCCGTGGTCATGGCGATGATCGAGGTGAGATAGAACCAGACGGTCGGTTTGGCAAGGCCCCAGTTGACGACGAGCAGGCTCATTGCTATCGCCTGGATCACCGCCAGCCCGACGGTCGACCAGCGAGTGTAGGCAGTGATCTTCTTCCGCCCTTCCCGGCCCTGCTCCTGCAGCTCCTTCAGCTTGGGGACGACGGCGGTGAGGAGGCTGAATATGATCGATGCATTGATGTACGGGGTCACCCCAAGCGCGAACAGGGAGAAGCGCTTCAACGCTCCTCCGCTGAACATGTTTAGAAAATCGAAGATTCCGCCACCTTGAGACTCAAAGAAGTGTTTCAACGCGTCCGCATCTACCCCGGGGACCGGGATGTGCGTCCCCAACCGGTAGACAATGATCGCCCCCAGGGTGAAGATGATGCGCTTGCGCAGCTCCGGGACGCGGAAAACGTTGGTTAACGTCTCCCACATCCTAAATCACCTCGGCCTTTCCCCCGGCCTGTTCGATCTTCTGCCGGGCGGTCGAGGAGAACCGATGCGCACGCACGATGAGCGGCTTGGTCAGCTCACCCCGGCCCAGGATCTTCAGGCGCTTGTTTCTCCCCTTGACCAACTTGCGGGCGC
This window encodes:
- the secY gene encoding preprotein translocase subunit SecY translates to MWETLTNVFRVPELRKRIIFTLGAIIVYRLGTHIPVPGVDADALKHFFESQGGGIFDFLNMFSGGALKRFSLFALGVTPYINASIIFSLLTAVVPKLKELQEQGREGRKKITAYTRWSTVGLAVIQAIAMSLLVVNWGLAKPTVWFYLTSIIAMTTGTIYLMWLGERMTENGIGNGISMLIMIGILSRLPAQFQSAYIEITAGTVSPLWGIVFIALLIAVIAGVVMIQQGQRKIVIQYAKRTTGRRIYGGHTSHLPIRVNQGGVIPIIFALALLSIPMTIGQWIPSLSWITPYVRAGSLPYMLAYVVLIFFFTYFYSSIVFDPEDVAKNIRESGGFIPGVRPGKPTADYISMILNRILLIGAVFLSAIAVLPYVFTAISGIRGMYIIGGTSLLIVVGVGIDTIMQMEAHLVMRHYESLTKSGGLLGRRK